The following are from one region of the Sorghum bicolor cultivar BTx623 chromosome 2, Sorghum_bicolor_NCBIv3, whole genome shotgun sequence genome:
- the LOC110432901 gene encoding protein transport protein SEC13 homolog B-like: MSSKKIELDHKDIVHDSAIDYYGKRLATASSDSTVKIVNIGAANAPSQVLATLSGHCGPVWRVAWAHPKYGAILASCSYDGRVIIWKEDARGNWSQAHVFSDQKASVNSIAWAPYEVGLCLACASSGGRISILTMRADGGWDTSTIERAHPVGATAISWAPATASLAGAGELVYKLVSGGFDSVVKVWGFNDGSWKLEGALISDMHTDCVRDVAWAPVLGLAKSTIASGSQDGKVVIWTKAKDGDKWEGKLMRDFGAPVWRVSWSLTGNILSIAAGENNITLWKEGSDGQWEEVMKVEP; the protein is encoded by the coding sequence ATGTCATCAAAGAAGATAGAGTTGGATCACAAGGACATTGTCCATGATTCTGCCATTGACTACTATGGCAAGCGCCTTGCCACTGCTTCCTCAGACTCTACCGTGAAGATCGTCAACATTGGTGCAGCAAATGCCCCATCCCAGGTCCTTGCAACGCTTAGTGGCCACTGTGGTCCTGTGTGGCGTGTTGCTTGGGCCCATCCAAAGTATGGTGCTATCCTTGCATCCTGCAGTTATGATGGTCGTGTCATTATTTGGAAGGAGGATGCACGGGGCAATTGGTCTCAAGCCCATGTGTTCAGTGACCAAAAGGCATCTGTCAACTCCATTGCTTGGGCTCCATATGAGGTTGGCCTGTGCCTTGCATGTGCATCTTCTGGTGGCAGAATATCCATCTTGACGATGCGAGCCGACGGGGGTTGGGATACTTCAACCATTGAGCGAGCACATCCTGTTGGTGCGACTGCCATATCCTGGGCTCCTGCAACAGCTTCACTAGCTGGTGCAGGGGAGCTTGTTTACAAGCTCGTCTCAGGAGGGTTTGACTCTGTCGTTAAGGTCTGGGGATTCAACGATGGTAGCTGGAAGCTGGAGGGTGCTCTTATCTCTGACATGCACACGGATTGTGTGAGGGATGTCGCGTGGGCACCAGTTTTGGGATTGGCCAAGTCTACCATTGCCAGCGGTTCACAAGACGGGAAGGTTGTCATCTGGACCAAGGCAAAGGATGGAGACAAGTGGGAGGGAAAGCTCATGCGTGACTTTGGTGCCCCTGTCTGGAGGGTGTCCTGGTCCTTGACTGGGAACATATTGTCCATAGCCGCTGGTGAGAACAACATAACCCTCTGGAAGGAAGGGTCAGATGGGCAATGGGAGGAGGTGATGAAGGTTGAACCATAG
- the LOC110432601 gene encoding uncharacterized protein LOC110432601, translating into MATAAFDLNEEPPLEHDNGFDLNLPLDEFGAVDFDYLQNHADPAPVQPNQRRKDMSEEVRKQVYQTLLLRSKNGKLGKSDTKVVAAQFGVHLRQVQRLWKQGKTALANNIPVDVGSRKKGTVGRKPSMSTADLEVLRSIPYKERMTIEDVCAKLNMSKWAIQRYLKKGFLRRHSSSIKPYLTQANKKARLKWCVEMVKRDLLADPRFQHLDLGFFRAIQAIQYKKNEKSIEALVPTVQQAFIEYSAHKTNRIFVTLQSVYIEAMKVKGCNKFKIPH; encoded by the exons ATGGCAACGGCGGCGTTTGATCTCAACGAAGAACCTCCGTTGGAGCATGACAACG GATTTGATTTAAACCTGCCGTTAGATGAATTTGGTGCAGTCGACTTTGATTATCTACAAAACCATGCTG ATCCTGCTCCCGTGCAACCAAACCAACGAAGGAAAGACATGTCCGAAGAAGTCAGAAAGCAAGTTTATCAAACTTTGTTGTTAAGAAGCAAGAATGGGAAGCTAGGCAAGTCAGATACAAAAGTTGTGGCTGCTCAGTTTGGTGTACATCTTCGTCAAGTTCAGCGCCTGTGGAAGCAAGGTAAAACAGCACTTGCAAATAACATTCCGGTTGATGTTGGTAGTCGTAAGAAGGGAACAGTTGGCCGTAAGCCATCTATGTCTACTGCTGATTTGGAAGTTTTGCGTAGCATTCCTTACAAAGAAAGAATGACCATTGAAGATGTGTGTGCTAAACTTAACATGAGCAAATGGGctattcaaaggtatttgaaaaAAGGATTTCTTAGGCGCCACTCTAGTAGCATCAAACCGTATCTCACGCAAGCTAACAAGAAGGCTAGATTAAAGTGGTGTGTTGAAATGGTGAAGAGGGATTTGCTAGCCGACCCAAG ATTTCAACATCTTGACTTGGGTTTTTTTCGAGCTATTCAAGCAATTCAATACAAGAAGAATGAAAAATCAATAGAAGCTCTAGTCCCAACGGTACAACAG gcattCATAGAGTACTCGGCACACAAAACTAATCGAATATTTGTAACACTGCAAAGTGTTTACATTGAAGCTATGAAGGTGAAAGGATGCAACAAGTTCAAAATTCCtcactga